One segment of Salmo trutta unplaced genomic scaffold, fSalTru1.1, whole genome shotgun sequence DNA contains the following:
- the LOC115187396 gene encoding gastrula zinc finger protein XlCGF7.1-like isoform X1 translates to MSSPSYCPHAKKEVCWKEKEGIWLNVVVKEENEEEDVTVNEEVEGEAVTEEENDYTFFGVNEGEITVILKEEEREEEETEDLSNTRERPDSPSDSRKSPSGKPDLETSKPAGRHHCSQCGKSFTQLGSLRIHKRIHTGEKPYHCSQCGMTFTQLGSLQNHERGHTGEKLFQCSHCGKSFGQVGNLNKHERTHTGKKMYRCSQCGERFTRLRYLKEHERIHTNTQEESYHCSYCGKTFSQLENLKTHERIERLCSDLCF, encoded by the exons atgagctcacCAAGCTACTGCCCTCATGCTAAAAAAGAGGTCTGCTGGAAGGAGAAAGAAGGTATttggctgaacgttgtcgtgaaagaggagaatgaagaggaggatgtcacagtaaatgaagaagtagagggtgaggctgttacagagGAAGAAAACGATTATACTTTTTTTGGAGTGAATGAGGGAGAGATAACTGTCATtttgaaggaggaggagagggaagaagaggagacagaagatctgagtaacacca gagagagaccagactctccttctgacagcaggaagagtccttcagggaaACCAGACCTCGAGACGTCCAAACCAGCAGGCCGacatcactgctcccagtgtggaaagagttttactcagttagggagcctgagaatacataagagaatacacactggagagaagccttaccactgttccCAATGTGGAATGACGTTTACCCAGTTAGGGAGCCTGCAAAACCATGAGAGGGGACACACAGGGGAAAAGCttttccaatgttcccattgtggaaagagttttggcCAGGTAGGAAACCTGAACaaacatgagaggacacacacaggtaaaaAGATGTAccgctgctcccagtgtggagAGAGATTTACCCGCTTAAGGTACCTGAAAGAgcatgaaagaatacatacaaatacacaggAGGAGTCATACCACTGCTCTtattgtggaaagacattttcccagttagagaacctgaaaacacatgaaagaatcgagaggctgtgttctgacttgtgtttttga
- the LOC115187396 gene encoding ankyrin repeat domain-containing protein 36A-like isoform X2, which produces MSSPSYCPHAKKEVCWKEKEGIWLNVVVKEENEEEDVTVNEEVEGEAVTEEENDYTFFGVNEGEITVILKEEEREEEETEDLSNTNLCQWRQEAPRRPPSVETGSTKETSVSGDRKHQGDLRQWRQEAPRRPPSVETGSTKETSVSGDRKHQGDLRQWRQEAPRRPPSVETRSTKETSVSGDRKHQGDLRQWRQEAPRRPPSVETGSTKETSVSGDRKHQGDLRQWRQEAPRRTPSVETGSTKETSVT; this is translated from the exons atgagctcacCAAGCTACTGCCCTCATGCTAAAAAAGAGGTCTGCTGGAAGGAGAAAGAAGGTATttggctgaacgttgtcgtgaaagaggagaatgaagaggaggatgtcacagtaaatgaagaagtagagggtgaggctgttacagagGAAGAAAACGATTATACTTTTTTTGGAGTGAATGAGGGAGAGATAACTGTCATtttgaaggaggaggagagggaagaagaggagacagaagatctgagtaacacca ACCTCTGTCAGTGGAGACAGGAAGCACCAAGGAGACCTCCGTCAGTGGAGACAGGAAGCACCAAGGAGACCTCCGTCAGTGGAGACAGGAAGCACCAAGGAGACCTCCGTCAGTGGAGACAGGAAGCTCCAAGGAGACCTCCGTCAGTGGAGACAGGAAGCACCAAGGAGACCTCCGTCAGTGGAGACAGGAAGCACCAAGGAGACCTCCGTCAGTGGAGACAGGAAGCACCAAGGAGACCTCCGTCAGTGGAGACAAGAAGCACCAAGGAGACCTCCGTCAGTGGAGACAGGAAGCACCAAGGAGACCTCCGTCAGTGGAGACAGGAAGCTCCAAGGAGACCTCCGTCAGTGGAGACAGGAAGCACCAAGGAGACCTCCGTCAGTGGAGACAGGAAGCACCAAGGAGACCTCCGTCAGTGGAGACAGGAAGCACCAAGGAGAACTCCGTCAGTGGAGACAGGAAGCACCAAGGAGACCTCTGTCACCTGA